A window of the Pseudoalteromonas sp. A25 genome harbors these coding sequences:
- a CDS encoding M13 family metallopeptidase, translating into MNNKITLTAASVALTLGLLGCSESTTDTKAKASQDAVQSALVSGIDLNNIDRTVKAQDDFYYHVNGKWLEKTQIPADKSNYGSFTQLYDESQKALKKVLEGAKANAQAQPQSDEYKLGAFYASYMDETAREELGLSPLKTYLAEINAVTSKSELPALMANILTKGGKNPFAWYVNNDAKSSSEHALYLYQSGLGLPDRDYYLEDTEKYSKLRTDYIEYIEQVFSRLGEKDAKQVANRIFAVEKALAEVMWTRVQSRDATKTYNKMTMAELNQLMPDFDLSAYFQALGLDLKELVVSQPSYLEGLSAIYTETSLETWQQYLTFHFVNNHASLLHKDMVELKFNFFGKRLRGLEEQAPTWKKAVDASNEVLGELLGKIYVKQYFPPEAKAKMEQLVANLIKGFDQAISELEWMTAETKVAAKEKLNKFTPKIGYPDKWKDYSALEINRDDLLGNYVRYNQWAYQDMLDKIGKPVDRSEWFMTPQTVNAYYNPVNNEIVFPAAILQPPFFNLAADDAVNYGAIGAVIGHELGHGFDDQGAKYDGDGNLRNWWSESDLAQFETRGKKLVEQFDQFKPFEDANVNGEFTLGENIGDLGGLTVAYKAYQLSLGEEKAPVIDGYTGEQRFFMGWAQIWRRKYREEELRNRLVTDSHAPSHYRVIGVLPNMPEFYEAFDVKESDKMYLAPQQRVKIW; encoded by the coding sequence ATGAATAACAAAATTACTTTAACAGCAGCAAGTGTTGCACTGACCTTAGGTTTACTTGGGTGCAGTGAATCTACGACTGATACCAAGGCAAAAGCATCGCAAGACGCTGTTCAATCGGCCTTAGTCTCTGGGATCGATCTAAATAATATTGACCGGACAGTCAAAGCCCAAGATGACTTTTATTATCATGTTAATGGTAAGTGGTTAGAGAAAACACAAATACCAGCAGATAAGTCTAATTATGGCTCTTTCACTCAGCTGTATGATGAATCACAAAAAGCGTTAAAAAAGGTGCTTGAGGGGGCTAAAGCGAATGCTCAAGCGCAACCACAAAGTGATGAATATAAATTAGGGGCATTTTATGCCAGCTATATGGATGAAACCGCGCGTGAAGAACTTGGTTTATCGCCGTTAAAAACCTATTTGGCAGAGATAAACGCGGTAACGAGTAAAAGTGAACTTCCTGCGTTAATGGCTAATATATTGACAAAAGGCGGGAAAAATCCGTTCGCTTGGTATGTTAATAATGACGCTAAGAGCTCTAGTGAGCATGCGTTGTATTTATATCAGTCTGGGCTAGGCCTTCCTGATCGAGATTATTATTTAGAAGATACTGAAAAATACTCTAAGTTGCGTACCGATTATATTGAGTATATTGAACAAGTATTCAGTCGTTTGGGAGAAAAAGACGCGAAGCAGGTCGCCAATCGTATCTTTGCTGTAGAAAAAGCACTGGCGGAGGTTATGTGGACGCGCGTGCAAAGCCGAGATGCAACAAAAACATATAATAAAATGACTATGGCAGAGCTAAATCAGCTAATGCCTGATTTTGATCTGTCGGCCTATTTTCAAGCACTAGGACTTGATCTAAAAGAGCTGGTTGTTAGTCAACCATCTTATCTTGAAGGTTTGTCGGCCATTTATACCGAAACGTCACTTGAAACTTGGCAGCAATACTTAACATTTCATTTTGTAAATAACCATGCCAGCTTGTTACACAAAGACATGGTGGAGTTGAAGTTTAATTTCTTTGGCAAAAGATTGCGTGGTTTAGAAGAGCAAGCGCCAACATGGAAAAAAGCGGTAGATGCCAGCAATGAAGTGTTAGGTGAACTACTTGGTAAAATATACGTTAAGCAATACTTTCCACCTGAAGCGAAAGCTAAAATGGAGCAGTTGGTAGCAAATCTGATTAAAGGTTTTGATCAAGCTATTAGCGAGCTGGAATGGATGACTGCTGAAACTAAAGTCGCTGCTAAAGAAAAACTTAACAAGTTTACTCCTAAAATTGGCTATCCAGATAAGTGGAAAGATTACTCAGCACTTGAAATTAATCGCGATGATTTACTTGGCAATTACGTACGCTATAACCAATGGGCGTATCAAGATATGCTCGACAAGATTGGTAAACCCGTCGATCGTTCTGAATGGTTTATGACGCCACAAACGGTAAATGCTTATTATAACCCCGTAAACAATGAAATTGTTTTTCCTGCCGCTATTTTACAACCGCCATTTTTTAATTTGGCTGCTGACGATGCAGTAAATTACGGTGCGATTGGTGCAGTAATTGGACATGAACTAGGACATGGGTTTGATGATCAAGGGGCTAAGTACGACGGTGATGGAAACCTACGCAATTGGTGGAGCGAGTCTGATTTAGCACAATTTGAAACACGTGGTAAAAAGCTAGTAGAACAATTCGATCAATTTAAACCATTTGAAGATGCCAATGTAAATGGCGAATTTACGCTTGGCGAAAACATCGGTGACTTGGGTGGTCTAACCGTTGCCTATAAAGCATATCAGCTCTCACTAGGTGAAGAAAAAGCCCCTGTGATCGACGGTTACACTGGAGAACAAAGATTCTTCATGGGGTGGGCACAGATCTGGCGACGGAAGTACCGTGAGGAAGAACTACGTAATCGCTTAGTGACAGACTCGCATGCGCCGAGCCATTATCGAGTTATTGGTGTTTTGCCTAATATGCCAGAGTTTTATGAGGCATTTGATGTTAAAGAAAGTGATAAGATGTATCTAGCGCCGCAGCAGCGAGTAAAAATTTGGTAG
- a CDS encoding family 20 glycosylhydrolase has translation MNFKQTLLASTLLAMPLLANAALTEGELQRFTKGTEFMFAVEDNFNEGAGKLLASITLNNNSGVDLPKGKSDWQVYFHSIRKIHTEQVAGLKIEHINGDLNRLVPTDDFAGLASGKSLKVAFEASAWIAAYSDFMPRAFMVANGHTPAIFSNTDSEDFTQFVAPIERENQLKRYNQPKDHTKIANAALRFERNETVHSVAREAALKRIIPKPNHVDFNRGTAVLNEQWQIRYAGRLKSEVAVFTEDLADFGLKLEAQPDHINVGKQPTITLKVDDTVAAGKAESYQLEVDDEQIIIVGSDNAGVFYGMQSLLALFSPDARGSIEIPNVEIEDSPRFSWRGMHYDNGRNFHGKDAMFKLVEQMGRYKMNVLHWHFSEDEGWRLEIPGLPELSEIGGYRCFDLSEQRCLLTQLGTGPFKSGSGNGYLSRKDFVELLKFATARHIKIIPEIEGPGHARASIKAMEARYNKLIKQGNKNAASAYLLSEPGDTSQYLTVQNYTDNSINVCLDSTYAFIDKVTYELQSMYREAGTRLTNLHFGGDEVGSGSWTDSKACQTLFADPNNGVAGVADLKPYFTQRVASLLDKRGITPGAWEDGLMYDKVNPFNRASFVNKQVTVNVWDNIWEWGVADRAHRLANDGYQVILSHGTHLYFDHPYEAHPEARGYYWATRYIDTKKTFGYMPDDVYGNADFTSNREPIVNLEALVGRELPKLERPENILGMQGQVWSETIRTEEQVMSMIFPRILSVAERAWHKAAWESTGLNSKSFSNDWQQFAAALSVKELAKLEKGGIKANLPVPGGIIKDGKLYANSAFPFLTIEYSFDGGQSWQEYVAPVNVDGNQSISLRTRHGSNNTSRVTGLSK, from the coding sequence ATGAACTTTAAACAAACTTTACTTGCCAGCACGCTATTGGCAATGCCATTACTTGCTAATGCTGCACTCACCGAGGGTGAACTGCAGCGCTTCACAAAAGGCACAGAGTTTATGTTTGCCGTCGAGGACAACTTTAATGAAGGTGCTGGTAAGTTACTCGCATCTATTACGTTAAATAATAATTCGGGTGTAGACTTACCCAAAGGTAAAAGTGACTGGCAGGTATACTTTCATTCAATTAGAAAGATCCACACAGAGCAAGTCGCTGGGCTGAAAATAGAACATATAAACGGTGATTTAAACCGTTTGGTACCAACCGATGACTTTGCTGGTTTAGCCTCGGGAAAGAGTCTAAAAGTCGCATTTGAAGCCAGTGCTTGGATAGCAGCCTACAGTGATTTTATGCCCCGCGCATTCATGGTTGCAAATGGTCACACGCCAGCCATTTTTAGTAATACTGATAGCGAAGATTTTACACAGTTTGTTGCTCCAATTGAGCGAGAAAACCAGCTTAAACGTTATAACCAACCGAAAGACCACACAAAAATTGCCAATGCAGCGCTGCGCTTTGAAAGAAATGAAACAGTACACTCAGTCGCAAGAGAAGCAGCTCTAAAACGCATTATTCCAAAGCCCAATCATGTTGATTTTAATCGCGGAACTGCGGTACTTAACGAGCAGTGGCAGATCCGTTATGCGGGCCGACTAAAATCTGAGGTAGCAGTTTTTACTGAAGACTTAGCTGATTTTGGCCTTAAGCTTGAGGCTCAACCAGATCATATCAACGTGGGAAAGCAGCCCACTATTACACTAAAAGTTGATGATACAGTAGCTGCTGGTAAAGCTGAAAGCTATCAGTTAGAAGTTGATGACGAGCAGATCATCATAGTCGGTTCTGACAATGCGGGTGTATTTTACGGGATGCAAAGTTTACTTGCATTGTTTAGTCCTGATGCCCGAGGCAGTATCGAAATTCCAAATGTGGAGATTGAGGATAGCCCAAGATTCTCCTGGCGCGGAATGCACTATGATAATGGCCGTAACTTCCATGGAAAAGATGCGATGTTTAAACTCGTGGAACAAATGGGCCGTTATAAAATGAACGTGCTACATTGGCACTTTTCTGAGGATGAGGGGTGGCGTTTAGAGATCCCAGGTTTACCTGAGCTGAGTGAAATCGGTGGCTATCGCTGCTTTGATTTAAGTGAGCAACGTTGCTTACTGACACAGCTAGGGACTGGGCCGTTTAAATCAGGCTCAGGTAATGGATATTTATCCCGTAAAGACTTTGTTGAACTTCTTAAGTTTGCTACCGCTCGACATATTAAAATCATACCTGAAATTGAAGGCCCGGGTCATGCGAGGGCATCAATTAAAGCGATGGAAGCAAGGTATAATAAGTTAATTAAGCAAGGAAATAAAAACGCTGCAAGCGCTTACTTACTTAGTGAGCCCGGTGATACATCCCAATATCTGACGGTACAAAACTACACTGATAATTCAATTAATGTGTGTTTAGACTCTACCTATGCATTTATCGATAAAGTGACCTATGAGTTGCAAAGTATGTATCGAGAGGCCGGAACACGATTGACCAACTTACACTTTGGTGGTGATGAAGTTGGAAGTGGCTCGTGGACAGACTCAAAAGCGTGTCAAACTTTGTTCGCTGATCCAAATAATGGTGTGGCAGGAGTTGCAGATTTAAAGCCTTACTTTACTCAACGTGTCGCGAGCCTTTTGGATAAGCGTGGGATCACCCCTGGTGCTTGGGAAGATGGCCTGATGTATGACAAAGTAAATCCATTTAATCGGGCCTCATTTGTGAATAAGCAGGTTACCGTCAACGTTTGGGATAACATTTGGGAGTGGGGGGTTGCCGATAGAGCACACCGTTTAGCCAATGATGGGTATCAGGTTATCCTTTCGCACGGTACGCATTTGTATTTTGACCATCCATATGAAGCGCATCCGGAGGCGCGAGGTTACTACTGGGCAACTCGTTATATCGATACCAAAAAAACCTTTGGTTATATGCCCGATGATGTGTATGGTAATGCCGATTTCACAAGTAATCGAGAGCCTATTGTCAATTTAGAAGCGTTAGTTGGTAGAGAATTACCTAAGTTAGAGCGACCTGAAAATATTCTCGGTATGCAAGGACAAGTTTGGAGTGAAACGATTCGCACCGAAGAGCAAGTGATGAGTATGATTTTTCCTCGGATCTTGAGCGTTGCCGAACGAGCTTGGCACAAAGCAGCTTGGGAAAGCACTGGGTTAAATAGTAAAAGTTTTAGTAACGACTGGCAGCAGTTTGCTGCTGCACTATCAGTAAAGGAACTGGCGAAACTAGAAAAAGGCGGAATAAAAGCAAATTTACCGGTACCTGGGGGCATCATTAAAGACGGAAAACTATATGCAAACAGTGCATTTCCTTTTTTGACCATTGAATACTCATTTGATGGAGGCCAGTCGTGGCAAGAGTATGTCGCCCCCGTGAACGTTGATGGCAATCAAAGCATCTCACTGAGAACTCGTCATGGTAGCAATAATACTAGCCGTGTCACCGGGTTATCAAAATAA
- the nagP gene encoding N-acetylglucosamine MFS transporter NagP produces the protein MEAIVDIESKDKQSIWLPMVLAGSMFFILGCITWLNGAITPFLQQMLELTPLQASFIISSFYIAVTVAGIPSAMLIKRVGYKNGMAIGCMIMAGSALMYIPAAKMQMIEIFLFAQLMIGVGQTVLQTAVNPYVVKMGSEKSAAVRVCIMGLLNKSAGVIVPIIFAAVVVSGLVEGGAKLSQEQKDMMANSLIAPYIGIAGLIFIFALFAKFSPLPDLVFDEESKTSKGELKETLAHPHLVLGVIGIALYVAVEVIAADTIGSYALQLGIADYSVMTSYTMACMLIGYAIGIALIPRFMSQQSALMMSGIAGIVTVLAVVFGSNNSFVLANMLLVPFGGPQLPDPLLCIALLGFANAMVWPAIWPLALDGLGRLTGTASGLLIMGIAGGALGPLLIGVGNAAGLGAQGAYSLMIPSYLFILFYAVKGHKMRSWK, from the coding sequence ATGGAAGCAATCGTGGATATTGAAAGTAAAGACAAGCAGAGTATCTGGTTGCCTATGGTATTAGCCGGTTCAATGTTTTTCATTTTGGGCTGTATCACTTGGCTAAACGGTGCAATAACGCCGTTTTTACAACAAATGCTTGAGTTAACACCTTTACAGGCCTCTTTTATCATCTCATCGTTTTATATCGCTGTAACCGTTGCTGGTATTCCATCTGCCATGCTCATCAAACGGGTTGGTTATAAAAATGGTATGGCAATTGGCTGTATGATCATGGCAGGATCAGCGTTGATGTATATTCCTGCTGCAAAAATGCAGATGATAGAGATTTTTCTGTTTGCTCAGTTGATGATTGGTGTTGGGCAAACTGTATTACAAACGGCTGTTAATCCATATGTTGTGAAAATGGGTTCGGAAAAATCTGCTGCGGTTCGCGTTTGTATTATGGGCTTATTGAACAAGTCCGCAGGCGTGATTGTTCCCATTATTTTCGCAGCTGTTGTGGTGAGTGGTTTAGTTGAAGGTGGAGCTAAGTTGTCTCAAGAACAAAAAGACATGATGGCAAACAGCTTGATTGCACCTTACATTGGAATAGCTGGGTTGATTTTCATATTTGCCCTATTTGCAAAGTTTTCTCCATTACCTGATTTGGTATTTGACGAAGAAAGTAAGACCAGTAAAGGGGAGCTTAAAGAAACGCTAGCGCACCCTCATTTAGTACTCGGTGTTATTGGTATTGCGTTGTATGTTGCTGTTGAAGTTATCGCTGCCGATACGATAGGTTCGTATGCGCTACAATTAGGGATTGCTGATTATTCAGTAATGACATCATATACAATGGCGTGTATGCTTATTGGCTATGCGATAGGTATCGCACTGATCCCTCGCTTTATGTCACAACAAAGTGCCTTGATGATGTCAGGTATTGCAGGTATTGTAACAGTATTAGCCGTTGTGTTTGGCAGTAACAACTCGTTTGTACTTGCAAACATGTTACTTGTCCCATTTGGTGGACCGCAGCTTCCAGATCCGCTATTGTGCATTGCATTATTGGGTTTTGCTAATGCCATGGTATGGCCAGCAATTTGGCCACTTGCACTAGATGGTTTGGGACGCTTAACAGGAACTGCATCAGGCCTTTTGATTATGGGTATTGCAGGCGGTGCGTTAGGACCATTGTTGATAGGTGTTGGCAACGCAGCAGGCCTAGGAGCGCAAGGCGCATATAGTTTAATGATACCCAGCTATTTATTTATCCTCTTTTATGCTGTCAAAGGGCACAAAATGAGAAGCTGGAAGTAA
- a CDS encoding mechanosensitive ion channel family protein: MDTAIKWLNDNSDMLLHFSIQAVIALLILFIGLKVAKACDKLTVKAFEKRKIDKAVAGFVANIVYAAVFAATILMALSQVGVETTSFIAILGAAGLAIGLALQGSLSNFASGVLIIILRPFKAGDYIEAGGKAGSVQKIEIFSTELKTPDNKVIIMPNSSIMSGAIVNFSREKTRRIDLVIGVGYDADLKQAKQVLKSVLDKEERILKEPAYNVAVLELADSSVNFVVRPWVNTSDYWPVYFELVENIKVSLDEAGITIPFPQMDVHLHKD; encoded by the coding sequence ATGGATACAGCTATAAAGTGGCTAAATGATAACTCAGATATGTTACTTCATTTCTCAATACAGGCTGTTATTGCCTTATTGATCCTGTTTATTGGTTTAAAAGTTGCTAAAGCATGCGATAAATTAACGGTTAAGGCCTTTGAAAAACGCAAAATAGACAAGGCTGTTGCTGGTTTTGTCGCAAATATTGTGTACGCGGCGGTGTTCGCTGCAACTATTTTGATGGCACTGTCTCAAGTTGGGGTAGAAACCACCTCCTTTATAGCGATTTTGGGTGCAGCAGGCCTCGCAATTGGCTTAGCACTGCAAGGTTCATTGTCTAATTTTGCATCAGGGGTATTAATCATTATCCTTCGCCCTTTTAAAGCGGGTGATTACATTGAAGCTGGCGGCAAAGCGGGAAGTGTGCAAAAAATAGAAATTTTCTCAACAGAACTAAAAACGCCTGACAACAAAGTTATTATAATGCCAAACTCATCTATCATGTCGGGCGCAATCGTTAACTTTTCAAGGGAAAAAACTCGTCGCATCGATTTAGTTATTGGTGTTGGCTATGACGCTGATCTAAAGCAAGCAAAACAAGTGTTGAAGTCTGTGCTAGATAAAGAAGAGCGCATACTAAAAGAACCAGCATATAATGTTGCAGTATTAGAGTTGGCTGACTCGAGTGTTAACTTTGTTGTGCGTCCTTGGGTTAACACTTCTGACTATTGGCCTGTTTACTTTGAATTGGTAGAAAATATAAAGGTTTCACTAGATGAAGCTGGCATTACCATTCCATTCCCGCAAATGGATGTGCATCTTCATAAAGATTAA
- a CDS encoding DUF481 domain-containing protein gives MKLKLLSLCVFAATVNCAYAATADVKKTWDVSSEVGAIITSGNTKTTTLKGGIKAKHNLENWHNEYKLSGIYKEDEIENDAGKRVTERTNEKYSLSTQGNYKLREDHSHLFVYGSYVSDYFGAYRNEAVVSVGYGLRLLNRDDMYLNAEVGPGIKRFEHHNSSTTVDENGNSLAGQSENEVIAVGKLDFNWQVSENARFTQLIAVEYGDSNTKTTAESALMTKINGSLQMKVAYNVIHNSDVAAEKDNTDTETSLTLVYSF, from the coding sequence ATGAAATTAAAACTTTTATCTCTGTGTGTTTTTGCAGCCACAGTTAATTGCGCGTATGCAGCAACTGCAGATGTAAAGAAAACTTGGGATGTGAGTAGCGAAGTGGGTGCAATTATCACTAGTGGTAATACTAAAACCACAACATTAAAAGGTGGTATTAAAGCTAAGCACAACCTCGAAAATTGGCATAATGAATATAAGCTCAGTGGCATCTATAAAGAAGATGAGATAGAAAATGATGCCGGAAAGCGAGTTACTGAACGCACAAACGAAAAGTACTCTTTATCAACACAAGGCAACTATAAGTTAAGAGAAGACCATAGCCACTTGTTTGTTTATGGTTCATATGTTTCTGACTACTTTGGTGCGTACAGAAACGAAGCGGTTGTGTCGGTGGGTTATGGCTTAAGACTGCTAAATCGTGATGATATGTATTTAAACGCGGAAGTTGGACCCGGTATAAAACGTTTTGAACACCACAACTCTAGCACTACAGTTGATGAGAATGGCAACTCTTTAGCTGGCCAATCAGAAAATGAAGTGATAGCTGTTGGTAAATTAGATTTCAATTGGCAAGTTTCAGAAAATGCACGCTTTACTCAGTTAATTGCAGTTGAGTACGGTGACAGCAACACAAAAACCACTGCCGAATCAGCATTGATGACAAAAATAAATGGCTCTTTACAAATGAAAGTCGCTTATAACGTTATTCATAACTCAGATGTTGCAGCTGAAAAAGATAATACCGATACTGAAACATCATTAACATTGGTATACAGCTTCTAA
- a CDS encoding polysaccharide biosynthesis/export family protein, whose amino-acid sequence MKLSKLTVFFVLFSLFVFNAGSVNAATPSQKQIEQFKKLPKAQQEILAKRYGIDLNSAASQSKSMGNVNQEEKSILPREEESESLDESENKYKPKQEELEPFGYQIFAGEPMTFMPTELAAVPDSYQVGVGDSVKINLYGKTSGEYIVEIDREGRLAIPELTPIHVVGLTFKELKDLIGEKISQEMIGVKAFISMGQLSPMRVMIVGESYKPGSYTVSPLATVTHALFVSGGVRENGSLRKIQVKRAGKLITTLDLYDLLLFGDSSKDIVLKPGDVVFIPPATKKIKIKGAVNREAVFELKESDSKENIEAMFGGFQANANKEKVVVSRYNPDGRRVTLNFNFEQPSSYYPLNGDEILVNAKSTRYQNTVTVVGAVTQPGHYEWKEGVRIGDIFQSPREDFLSIADYSYSLIIREVGFSGDIDVLQFSLQDVLEGKANDIELQSNDAVVVFSRYQFKEEENQLLDNFAYSKEQLKLRENIKLWEEYERQNFLLYIGVEEEEKEEEKKRPSIYSEIEQSQDDVDSEDYAVFSREKLLAPILAKLKQQATPKSPVKLFSIEGQVKFPGTYPLSQHAGLSEAILAGGGLLESALVSKVEVTRLVYEGEKQVEHVAINGENELQAPKLALQSKDTVNIFPKPNWQERVQVKILGEVKFPGTYTISRGETLESVIQRVGGFSEFAHKEGSIFTRESVKRKEATHLQRLTEELRRNIITSSFQKNTTANNSLSYADMDKILKDLSNVEALGRLIIDFNKESTMALQLEDGDALYIPALQESVSVIGEVNVAATHIYDSRKSIEDYIQASGGLKKKADDERIYVIKANGSVYVPNSGSWFAVNSGVNDLSPGDTIVVPLDAHYLDNLTLWSTATQIVYQLGLAAASIASLSK is encoded by the coding sequence GTGAAGTTAAGTAAATTAACAGTCTTTTTTGTTCTGTTTTCACTATTTGTGTTCAATGCAGGAAGCGTAAATGCGGCAACACCTAGCCAGAAACAAATAGAGCAGTTTAAAAAGTTACCTAAGGCTCAGCAAGAAATACTTGCGAAACGCTATGGTATTGATCTTAACTCAGCGGCCTCTCAGTCTAAATCAATGGGTAATGTCAATCAGGAAGAGAAGTCGATTTTACCAAGAGAGGAAGAGTCTGAGTCATTGGATGAGTCAGAAAATAAATATAAGCCGAAACAAGAAGAGCTAGAACCATTTGGCTATCAAATTTTTGCGGGCGAACCGATGACTTTTATGCCAACCGAGCTTGCGGCGGTGCCGGATAGTTATCAAGTAGGTGTTGGAGACTCCGTAAAGATTAATCTTTATGGTAAAACGAGTGGCGAATACATCGTTGAGATCGACCGTGAAGGTAGATTAGCAATACCCGAGCTGACACCTATTCACGTTGTCGGGTTGACATTCAAAGAATTAAAAGACTTGATTGGCGAAAAAATATCCCAAGAAATGATTGGTGTTAAGGCATTTATTTCTATGGGGCAGCTAAGCCCAATGCGCGTAATGATTGTAGGGGAGTCATATAAACCAGGTAGTTATACAGTTTCTCCTCTAGCTACGGTGACTCACGCCTTGTTCGTTTCTGGCGGGGTCAGAGAAAATGGCTCCCTGAGGAAAATCCAAGTTAAACGAGCAGGTAAACTAATTACGACCTTGGATCTGTATGATTTGTTGTTATTTGGTGATAGCTCGAAAGACATTGTGCTGAAGCCTGGCGATGTTGTCTTTATTCCACCGGCCACGAAAAAAATTAAAATTAAAGGTGCGGTTAATCGCGAAGCTGTTTTTGAATTAAAAGAAAGTGATAGTAAAGAAAACATTGAAGCGATGTTTGGTGGCTTCCAAGCAAATGCAAATAAAGAGAAGGTCGTTGTCTCACGTTATAACCCTGATGGAAGACGTGTCACACTGAATTTTAACTTTGAGCAACCTTCTTCTTACTACCCCTTAAATGGGGATGAAATCTTAGTTAATGCCAAATCAACTCGATACCAAAATACTGTAACGGTCGTTGGGGCGGTTACGCAACCAGGCCACTATGAGTGGAAAGAAGGCGTAAGAATTGGAGATATTTTTCAATCTCCCCGAGAAGATTTTTTGTCGATTGCTGATTACTCATATTCGCTTATTATCAGAGAAGTTGGGTTCAGCGGAGATATCGATGTATTACAATTTTCTTTACAGGATGTACTCGAAGGTAAGGCTAATGATATTGAGTTACAATCCAACGACGCCGTAGTTGTATTTAGTCGCTACCAGTTTAAAGAAGAAGAAAATCAACTATTAGATAACTTCGCTTATAGCAAAGAGCAACTGAAACTAAGAGAGAATATTAAACTTTGGGAAGAGTATGAGCGCCAGAACTTCTTGCTCTATATCGGGGTAGAAGAAGAGGAAAAAGAAGAAGAAAAGAAAAGACCTTCCATCTATAGCGAAATAGAACAAAGCCAAGATGATGTGGACAGCGAAGACTATGCTGTGTTTAGTCGCGAGAAGCTATTAGCACCGATCCTCGCTAAACTTAAGCAACAAGCAACACCTAAAAGTCCAGTGAAGCTGTTTTCTATTGAAGGGCAAGTGAAATTCCCTGGGACCTACCCACTGTCTCAGCACGCTGGGTTATCAGAAGCCATTTTAGCTGGTGGAGGGTTATTAGAGTCTGCACTAGTCTCTAAAGTGGAGGTAACTCGACTTGTGTATGAGGGGGAGAAACAGGTTGAGCATGTTGCTATTAATGGTGAAAATGAACTACAAGCGCCTAAATTAGCGCTACAAAGTAAAGATACAGTCAATATATTCCCTAAGCCAAACTGGCAAGAAAGAGTACAAGTTAAAATTCTAGGAGAGGTTAAATTTCCCGGTACTTATACCATCAGTCGAGGTGAAACGCTTGAGAGTGTAATACAGCGTGTTGGTGGATTTAGTGAGTTTGCGCATAAAGAGGGGTCTATCTTTACGAGAGAGTCGGTAAAGCGAAAAGAAGCGACACATTTGCAAAGGCTAACAGAAGAGTTAAGGCGAAATATTATTACCTCAAGCTTCCAAAAAAACACAACAGCAAACAATAGTTTATCATATGCTGATATGGATAAGATTTTAAAGGATTTGTCGAACGTAGAAGCGTTAGGTCGGCTAATTATCGATTTTAATAAAGAATCTACCATGGCCTTACAATTGGAAGACGGCGATGCGTTGTACATTCCTGCATTGCAAGAGTCAGTGAGTGTTATTGGTGAAGTGAACGTGGCGGCAACACATATTTACGACAGCAGGAAGTCAATTGAAGACTATATTCAAGCAAGCGGTGGTTTGAAGAAAAAGGCAGATGACGAGCGTATCTATGTTATCAAAGCAAATGGCTCGGTATATGTTCCTAACTCTGGATCTTGGTTTGCAGTAAATAGTGGTGTTAATGACCTATCCCCTGGAGATACTATCGTTGTGCCATTAGATGCGCATTACTTGGATAACTTAACATTGTGGAGTACAGCCACTCAAATTGTATATCAGTTAGGTTTAGCGGCGGCTTCGATTGCTTCGCTTAGTAAGTAA